tgcggtaggttatattggtgactagttcatcgagcacctatcttgataagctagtgaaaggatcacttatttgtaaagcccaggtgaccctatcatcacatggatAAAGGGAATGGAACCCTCCTTAAtgacttttcaactgtcactcctttattttggactgagagtcctgaatgattattatgatcattgttgatattatattcatgcaatattgtgttttcttgctgggctttggctcatgggtgctatgtggtgcaggtaaagggaaagaaaagctcacccagccttgagtggagagcttaggtggtgctgtgtacatatgcggccgcttgaccaccacggccaaggagttctcagaggaactaggaggtttaccctatttttgacgcttaggtcgacgggtttgtaaatttgaaactgtaatgaccattttgagttgtaaataacgtgtaaacgtttttatgggcccatgaatagttttatgttttaaataaaatatatcctttcccttttgattgattttccaccttagcctgttaataatacctagaagcacgtttttaaccaaagaactcgggtagcgagttaaatttatggttcaccgttcactgtaactgtcctggggtaacaagggcgttacaattatgctagtgaatgttgagtaagcatgctgaatgccccgTATTTGGacatttgacatatgatatatgcttggttgcattgcttacttgtgagtggaactaaCTCCATAGTCAAAATCGTCAATGGTGTtagggtgaacatttgacccgcaaAACCCGCTTGACCCGAACCCCGAGAACCTGAATTTTCAAAAAACCTATTCATTTCGAGCTTAATCCGATCCGAACCCGACATATGTCGGATCGGGTTCGGGTTTAAAATTTAGTCATTTCGGGTTCGGGGTACATATGAACCCGAccgaaaatattaaaaaaaaaaaatcttaaaaataagaagaatagaTAACCCTAAAAaaatctttatttcttttcttcttctcttttactCTCACAATCTCACTCACGCACGACCTCCCTCACTCAGCAAGAGCAGCCGCCTCCACCACCACCAGGCACCACCAgctcttcttctcttcttgccTCCCTCACTCACACCAGCCCCCCTTCTCTCTCACGCACGGTCAAGAAAGACCCACCCACCACATCCTCGGATCCTCCCTCCTGTAGTCGTAGAGCATGCCAGCCGCGCAGGGAGCACACCAGCCACCAACAGGGACCTCCTCCCTTCGCCGCCACAACGCAACCACCAGCCAGCCTCGTCTCCTCCCAGACCCAGTGACTGTGTGAGTGAACCCGAGCCGAGCACTTTGTTTAGTTTTGGTTTGGGTATTTTATTTTTAGTAGTTTACCTCAAATTATatgagcatatatatatatatatatatggctttGGTAGCTTCATCATAAGTCGTAGCAGCTTCAATGGCAGTGGAGAAAGTACCGAGCCAAAGTCGGCTTCCAAACTGATTAGACTTAGTAGATCCATTATGGGGTTCTCGAATTTCAGCAACCCACTTCCCCCACGTCCTTTGTCTAACTCTCCTGAAATAAAAATCTAAGTTTTCAAGACCTCTTTTTCCACACATACAACCCTTTTTATAGCCTTTAGCAGGAGATTTGAGGTTCCCTTTTCCATTTTCTAATGAAGAAAGTTGATCATTGTTGTTCTTCCACTGTGCTAGAGTATCCACTACTGATTCACTTCCATTTCTTCTTTTCCTAGGCTTTTTGCTCCTGAAATCAACACAAGACAACTCTGTCAAAACCTTTTCTATCTCAACATCAACTGGTTCCATTGAGTTTTAAGACTTGGCTTGAAAAATGAACctgaaaattaacattaaaaaccCACGTCTACAGTACACTTCATTACATATGGTATACACAACAACATAGAAAAAGTTGCACAAGAGAgagaataaatattaaaaaagtgtaaaaaatggtatttttacaaaattgggcttttcggcccaaaacccaaAAGGCCCAGCCCAATCAGAAAAACCCAACATGCACAACCCGAAACctgaaaaaactcaaaaaattcggatcggtttcggtaccatttttctccaCCCGAAACCCACAAAACCTGAACCCGATGCATCCGAAACCCAAAAATCTGACCCATGTGCACCCCTAggtgttagtattgactgtgaagctgtgactaattagtcaagtttggcagtagtactgagcactggtcgtatgtaattgacctatgagtcaagagcggcataagcgtaatAAATGCAGGgacgaaaagattagatctaatcgaaataagcattatcaacataagtatgaaatgcttgaccgaccttaagttcaatgagaacaaaagcgcttgtctagtctaaaggctagttacttagagccagggccaaaaggctcaggtgactgtaatgtcacatggcttagggtggggagcccaagttcgtgactgcatagtcacttatctggtttaagttcgtgactccataatcacttatctggttcaagttcgtgactccatagttacttatctggtttaagttcgtgactccatagtcacttatctggttagggtgtggaacccaagttcgtgactccatggtcacttatctgattggacTGTAAGCctcagcatgattatcagaatcattattgatattcaattaggatttacttgatagtcatccatacaggagggcagggcccacaatcacttatttggacttgcttgcatgcatgaacagggctattattgctaggcatgcttattatgattcagtgacatgttattacctgttcatgagcatattgagttttcttgctgagcctcggctcacgggtgctatgtggtgcaggtaaaggcaaaagaaagttggactatccttgagttggagagcttaggtgacgatgtgtacatatgcggctgctcgaccgctacggccgagggtttaaagaggaactaggggtaaatcctattttgccgcttaggtcggctggttgtaaatattttattgtaattaacctttaaaatatatttttgggatcccaacatatacaataaacgttatagtgaaatgttgtatctttaacaaaaaaatttaatcctaaatcgttaatcacacttagttacacgattatgaccaaatgactcggttagcgagtttagcactgtttaaaatgcacaacgtaatggtccctaggtagtagggcgttgcAGCAACAACGTGTTGAATGCAGGCCGATGTGGTAAAACCAACCCATAAGCATGATATACGCTTGAAAGACCCTATGGCCGCTtggaaaataaagtgcaagaTGCGAAGggctagctctaaggctggttagaTGGGAATAGGGCAATAGGCCcccggtgtgactctatagtcacttatgtGGTTAAATACATGCACGAGTATGGTTAATACTGCTAGGCATGTTAATTATGGTTCTGCAATGttgattaactgcttatgagcatgattatgttttcttgctgagcctcgacccACGGGttctatatggtgcaggtaaaggaaaggaaatgagagcttcaggggcggagtgtacatatgcgacctgctcgaccaccacggccgagggtatctgttggaactagggttggaccctgatttttccGCTTAGGGCAGCCTTTTGTATTCACATTGGGTCTGTAACAGTtataaactcttttgggatcccgtgtaaaagCTCAAACCCTTTTTAATGAAACGATTActgtttgaccaaaaattttaaatacctaaacttggtgttagtttcaattacacgttttaagtccaaatgattcATTTAGAGAGTTAATCACTAttttaattacacagtgtaatggtcctggattagtaggatgtTACATAACACATACGTGTTTATGGTTTATTGATCATGGAAGTGTGTTATACATGCATATTAGGACTTTTGTTATGccttgtggagttttcttgctgggccttggctcacgggtgctctatggtgcaggtaaaggcgaaGTGAATGCTGACTAGCCATGAGCTAGAGGGCTTTggagcggtgcatacatgttCAGTCTGTTCGGTCGCCACGGTCGAGATTCGTTGAGGGACTCAATGTAAAAGTCTgaattttgtcacttaggtcgactgttTGTAAAACTGTAATTTGTAATTGTGTTTTTAAtcaacttttgggatcccatgtaaacccATTTTCAATCATAATAAAAAGTTAACCCTCTTTATCCAAATTTTTTATTACATGGACttttatcttatttaaattacacttttgagtctaaacaactcgcttaacaagttaagcacaaCTTTAAACACACACGGTAACGTCTCTGGGTTAGCAGAGTGTTACAACAAGCCCATACACCTTAATGCAACTAATTACAACTTAAGAACTCATATAATTCAACCTTATGCACCTAATGAAATCCATTGTAACTTtaaatgcaacctaaagcaactttAAAAAGCTCATTTGGAAATTCCAATCTTATGGAACTCATACAACCTCAAATGCAAACCTAATGAAACCCAATGCAAcctaaaaaactttttaaaaaagtcATTTGCAAATTCAGCATGTTAAGCAATTATAACATCATTATGCAAATTAAACATCTTTATGCAACCAGTAGCAGCTtaaaaaaactcataaaaattTCAGCATGTTAAGCATTAtgcaaatttatttaattatttgaacatATCTTTATGAAAGATTAAAATGGAGCATAGTGATTTAAAGAGAGATAATTCTGTCTTATTATAAAAGTTGTAAAAATTGATGCTAAAGTCATGATAGGGGTTTTGGCCGTGGGTGTATATTGTGATCTAGACTTGTTTGAGTTATGGTTGTTAGTTTTGCATGTTTAAATGTGGTGTGATGAGCATATAAGCATGTGTTTCaattttatgcttgctgattttgttaTGCCTTCTAtggaaatatatataattttgtaagAGAACCAATCATGTTTTATAATTCACATTTTAAAACAAAGACAAGCAAAAGGGGTACATTTCAcatgaaaatatgtatttttccttCATCAAATGCATGcggatttttttgtttatttataatttgagaaagaaactatttttttttaaatgcttaCAAATGGAATTGTTAAAATTAGTATAATAAAATGTTTGCTGGAATTTTTAGTTTCTTGAAAGAAAgcttctttttaattaaaaatataaattatatgctCAAATAATTTAAGTCCTAGATTTTATACATGAAAAACGTGTTTTTTACACTTTAAAAAATGTAAATTCTCAATCTTAATAATGCAAtgtttatttgtaaaataattaattaagtgaCATTATATTTTGCTAAAAAGAGACTAAGTAAACTTTATTTGAATAAAATAGAGTATACATGAATTTTCcaaacctattaattatgactcaTACAAAAAATGTAATGTGGTAACCTTGAGATATCACTATTTTTACAaagttaaatatttaaataaaaaaattattttatctaCTTGGTAAAGTGAGTGAGTGCCAAATTATTCAatactaattaattttattaaattaattattttgtgagaaaagaaatagaaaatcgttactatattttgttttattttatttaagataataaatgaaattaatgTTTGGTAAAtggaaactaaaataaaataactcttttattaaaattttgagTACAATTTTAATGTAGCATTACGGTATAAACCAAGTTGGtaacatattttttatttatttatcttatgAGATTACTAAGAAATAAAGAGACTAAAATCTACCAACTTCTACGCGCGTTTTAAGAACCTTTCCACATACGCATGCCGTATGCAAGTTTAGTTTTACATTCAAAATACGCCTTTAAATTAAATGTATGCTTGTTGCTTGTCATTCGTTGAGATTACATTGGTAAGATTGAGATTATTCTTTTATGGTTTTACGTGTGATTTTGTGATTATGATTGAGATGCAACTTGTGCCACATGTGCAcagcccatgcacacgtggggtatgtttGTTGGGTATGCTTAGTCTTGCTTGATATTGAGACGAATGTTTGGGTTGtgtctaggctcgttgtgaagcacTCTGCTATTTaatttgcttggacttgaggtaaggaagttagctagaatttttaTGAGTTTATGGTGAGTGTATGAGCTATTCTGTTATGAGATGAGCTACTTGTATAtgtgcttgtatgttgtatgaaaagcagaggttgttagcgtgctgaacgcgatacaacaaatgagttactaaggtatgacgtaactcataaaGCGGACGCACCGAGGATATTCTAGGACCAGAGCTCTTGAGTACCTCCGGGAGGAGGATTTAACGATTTATGCTTTACTATTTACCTTGTAGAAATGTATGATGTCACATGGACAATGGGCgtgccatgatcacatgatgtatgattatgcttatgttttaTGTAATCCTATgtttataattatgattatgacttatgttaTTGTGGTTATGTTTTGGTATGACATATGTTAATAATTATTGctttaaggaaaatatgttaaGAATTGATGAGATATATCACTTATGCTCCTAtgttgtgctttgttttattgtttgtacttccttattgggcttttacCTCACCCCTTATTTTCCCTTTTTCAGGTAGCCAATAGGGTTTCTCATTGGCATGCATGGTGATATGGGGCGTTCTTTGGTTTGAGTATGTATGTCGCGAGACTCTGATGAATGGAAAATGATCTAGTTAACAGGAACATTTTATGGAGTTTATCTATGTTTTTCTTACATTTATAGTGAGATTTTacacttttattttaaatttgcataaaagacattgtacttttatttttcaaataaatagGCCCATATTGCATGTTTTACTAAAGCCTCACTGAACTTTTTCataattatgatatttttctTAATAATTACCAAGTAGTCATCGTTTGAAAGGATTGTAGTATGGGGCGTTGTTACACATACAATCTCAAATGCAAACTAAAGAAactcttaaaaaaaatcattcGCAAATTCAGCGTAACCTCATTATGCAAATTAAACATCTTTATGCAATTGATAGCAACTTAAAAAATTCATATACAAATTTCTGCATGTTAAGCAACTAAAACAACCTCATTTtgcaaattaattatctttatgcaactcaatgcaacctaaagcaacttaAAAGAATTCATACAAATTTCAACAACTTAAGCAACCTAATTTGAAACTAAAGCAACATAAAGAAAACCTTTATTTCCAATTAAACCAACTTAAAAAACCTCCTATATACAAATTAAATCATGTTAAGCAACTTGCCATATAACTAAAACAACTTTAAAAAGAAAATCTCATATGCAAATTAGAGCAATTAAAGCAACCTAATTATGCAATTTAATTATCCttatgcaacctcaaatgcataTTACAACACATTAAGCAACTTGCTATGCAACCTAGAATAACTTATAATAATCAATTTGTAAATTACAACATATGCATTTGAGCAATCTCATTATGCAAATTAATCATTTTATGCAACCGATAGCAACTTAAAAAATCTCACATGCAAATTTCAACATTTGAGCAATTAGAGCAACCTCATTATGCACATTAATCATCATTATACATCCCAATGCAacataaaaaaattcatatacaaATTTCAGTAACTTCTCGATTTGAAAGTAAAACAACATAAAAAACTTCATCTGCAACTAAAACTAGGGATGAACATTTGACCCAGAAAACCTGAAAAACCCGACCCGACCAACCCGAATTTTTGCAAAATCCATCAAATTCGGGTGAAATTCGATCCGAACCCGACATGGTTAGGGTTGGGTTCGGATTTTGAAATTAAGGGACCCGAACtcgaacataattaaaaaaaattaattttcgaaaaaattaatgcttttttaaaaaaaaattaccaagatccaatttgtaaaaaatcaacattaccaaactaacaacaaagttaaaaaaaaacatgtgaaaagtaaaaaaaaatcaaaaagtgtcaaaaaaatgatatttttgaattttttttacacagGCCCATTTTTGGCCCAAAACCCATTTTTTGACCAATCCCACCTGAACCCGACCCGACCAAACTCGAAACCCGAAATCACCTCAAAACTCGAAAATTTCGGAACGGGTTCGGTGCCACTTTCCTCAACTCGAAACtcgcaaaacccgaacccgatgcaCTCGAAACCTAAAAATCCGACCCGTGTACACCCCTAACTAAAACAACTTGAAAAACCTCATATGCAAATTAAAGCATAGTAACATTATAATTTGAACAATGTAACTTTAACATTCTTAACATCCATTGCAAATAAAGCAATAAAGCTTTCTTCCAACCCAAATTTTAAAAAACAGTAAACTTATTCAAACCTAGATCTTATTAAATTTAATACCTATATTTGATTAAGAAATCAACTCAATGTGAATAATATCCAACTCAAATTTAATAAAATGAAACAAATATTCAATACCCATATTGGATAAGTCTTATTCAAATCCTGATACAATACTTGGATTGGGTAAAATCAAATTCATGAATTTAAATATTCAAGAGTAATACAAAATGTTTTAGACCTGATTTACAACAAGAAACATAGATTCATaagcttttcttcttcttcttgctgcAAAATTTGGGGACGGTGCAACAAGCTCCACATCAACAAGAACCCCAACTTCGAACCCACCTATTTCATTCTATACTCACACCGGACCACACAAAATTCATTCTAGCAATAAACCAAGAATCAAAATATTGGTCGTATTAAAATTCCTACCTATTTAATGCTCtatgttttatcaaaatacaactttaatatCACATATTCTCAATGGATACCCTATAATTTAAAAATCAAGATAAAATAATATCTTATATTTTCGATAATGGTTATCGAGTatccaataaattaaaaatcaGTATAAAATAGTACATTGTtatatacatgaaaatatacCCATTTAATGTGCAACTTATTGACCAAATTTAATCCTAAGATATTATTTAATTACAAGATAGCAGATAATCATTATCGATAACATAGGATATCAAAGTTGTATTTCGTTAAATCACCGATTACCAAACAAGGGTCCCcttcatattattatttttcatttcacTTAACCAAACACAACCTTTGAAAAACGAAAGGAAAGAGAGAGAGTATCAAAGAGTTGGACTGTAAAAAAAGATTAAGATGCAAATAAATAACGTTGACAGTATCGCTGTATCGGTATAGCTTAGCAACTTGGTCCAAAAATCTCTTAAAATACATTTTCTTTAAAGTGCAGTTGAACTACTACTGAAAACTGCATCACATGACACTCAGctaaagaattatataaaaaaaaaaatctaagcaAAACCAAGTCCTTAATATTAATCAATCAGTCGCCGTGGATAGTATACCTCTCCCATTTCCTTGTTGGATCATATATCTGCCATAATGgattaagaaaaagaaaaaaagggcGATGagaacaataaaaataaaaaagtgcaCTACCAAGATTAGTCTCAAGTTAGAAtaaagttcaaagttcaaagaaTCTGTTGGATTAGGATCATTCTCATTATCCTGTTGGATTTggatcattctcattatccagtTCTAAGTAAATATAATGCTGTTAATTATAGGTTCTAGTTTATGTTATATAGAAGAATTTACTTCACAATAACAACAATCGGTACTTGTTCatttca
The genomic region above belongs to Humulus lupulus chromosome 1, drHumLupu1.1, whole genome shotgun sequence and contains:
- the LOC133795095 gene encoding dehydration-responsive element-binding protein 2A-like, with the translated sequence MEPVDVEIEKVLTELSCVDFRSKKPRKRRNGSESVVDTLAQWKNNNDQLSSLENGKGNLKSPAKGYKKGCMCGKRGLENLDFYFRRVRQRTWGKWVAEIREPHNGSTKSNQFGSRLWLGTFSTAIEAATTYDEATKAIYIYIYMLI